In a genomic window of Diabrotica undecimpunctata isolate CICGRU chromosome 2, icDiaUnde3, whole genome shotgun sequence:
- the LOC140433599 gene encoding uncharacterized protein isoform X2, with protein sequence MMKNKDCSCMSSILQENLYKVRGFPMCYIPPLPYSICKYNVCGLSKCSSLTVENSVYSIRCDVACMTGNPFCEGPMHRSSAPPKINSHWSKWSHQEIAVADGSESQPSRTSSEASTSKKLRSVATCINNYRNSKGLDCLGPGTGCCPPNSSNCVCETNELQGGLVLKRSYELQIKRRKNPSFKIQRPFKRNTEEYRRLLRDTNNDKDDDEEEDEDLDEDIVLEEDTTETTPSTTEYLEKEELDEKVSNDLKDRITLIRKNNNSTKSEGTKFKCVSEKFVSWLLFILVFAFL encoded by the exons ATGATGAAAAATAAAGATTGCAGTTGTATGTCGTCGATTTTACAGGAGAACTTATATAAAGTAAGag GATTTCCAATGTGTTACATCCCGCCTCTTCCTTACTCCATATGCAAATACAACGTTTGCGGTTTGTCCAAGTGCAGTTCCCTGACAGTTGAAAATTCCGTATATTCGATCCGGTGCGATGTGGCATGCATGACTGGAAATCCG TTTTGCGAAGGACCGATGCACCGGTCGTCCGCTCCACCAAAAATCAACTCGCATTGGTCGAAGTGGAGTCATCAGGAAATCGCAGTCGCGGATGGTAGTGAATCACAGCCCAGCAGGACTTCCAGCGAAGCGTCTACTAGCAAAAAGCTACGTTCCGTCGCTACATGCATAAATAACTATAG GAACTCAAAAGGTTTAGATTGTCTTGGGCCCGGAACTGGATG CTGTCCGCCAAATTCAAGCAATTGCGTTTGTGAAACTAACGAACTACAGGGTGGACTAGTATTAAAAAGAAGTTACGAATTGCAGATAAAACgaa GAAAAAATCCGTCATTTAAAATTCAACGACCTTTCAAACGAAATACTGAGGAATACAGAAGGCTGCTAAGAG ATACCAACAACGATAAGGACGACGACGAGGAAGAGGATGAAGATCTAGATGAGGATATAGTCTTAGAAGAAGACACAACAGAAACTACACCTAGTACGACAGAATACTTGGAAAAAGAAGAGCTCGACGAAAAAGTTAGCAATGATTTAAAGGACAGGATCACATTGATACGGAAAAATAATAATTCCACTAAATCAGAGGGCACAAAATTTAAATGTGTATCAGAAAAATTTGTAAGTTGGTTATTGTTCATATTAGTATTtgcatttttatag
- the LOC140433599 gene encoding uncharacterized protein isoform X1 — MLFVILTILACVSYGEIFFNTDDNSTIQNYDSEPPYNIYKWVQQLQLQTCVFVGIGLKYYALFVENVNNKQNNTIKSTNYFLGICHYSTLETWNLCSNSLAKTRRQKCTFKLKPGVYHSRVHRRFCDFKVMMKNKDCSCMSSILQENLYKVRGFPMCYIPPLPYSICKYNVCGLSKCSSLTVENSVYSIRCDVACMTGNPFCEGPMHRSSAPPKINSHWSKWSHQEIAVADGSESQPSRTSSEASTSKKLRSVATCINNYRNSKGLDCLGPGTGCCPPNSSNCVCETNELQGGLVLKRSYELQIKRRKNPSFKIQRPFKRNTEEYRRLLRDTNNDKDDDEEEDEDLDEDIVLEEDTTETTPSTTEYLEKEELDEKVSNDLKDRITLIRKNNNSTKSEGTKFKCVSEKFVSWLLFILVFAFL, encoded by the exons ATGCTCTTCGTAATTTTGACAATTTTAGCATGTGTGTCATATGGAGAGATATTTTTTAATACAGACGATAACAGCACCATTCAAAATTATGATAGTGAACCTCCGTACAATATTTATAAATGGGTACAGCAATTACAGCTGCAGACTTGCGTTTTTGTTGGAATAGGACTCAAATATTATGCT ttatttgttGAAAATGTCAATAACAAACAAAACAATACTATAAAATCAACAAACTATTTCTTAGGAATATGTCACTACTCTACCTTAGAAACCTGGAACCTCTGTTCCAATAGTTTAGCCAAAACGAGACGACAAAAATGCACGTTTAAACTTAAGCCAGGAGTTTATCATAGTCGGGTGCACAGAAGGTTCTGTGATTTTAAAGTGATGATGAAAAATAAAGATTGCAGTTGTATGTCGTCGATTTTACAGGAGAACTTATATAAAGTAAGag GATTTCCAATGTGTTACATCCCGCCTCTTCCTTACTCCATATGCAAATACAACGTTTGCGGTTTGTCCAAGTGCAGTTCCCTGACAGTTGAAAATTCCGTATATTCGATCCGGTGCGATGTGGCATGCATGACTGGAAATCCG TTTTGCGAAGGACCGATGCACCGGTCGTCCGCTCCACCAAAAATCAACTCGCATTGGTCGAAGTGGAGTCATCAGGAAATCGCAGTCGCGGATGGTAGTGAATCACAGCCCAGCAGGACTTCCAGCGAAGCGTCTACTAGCAAAAAGCTACGTTCCGTCGCTACATGCATAAATAACTATAG GAACTCAAAAGGTTTAGATTGTCTTGGGCCCGGAACTGGATG CTGTCCGCCAAATTCAAGCAATTGCGTTTGTGAAACTAACGAACTACAGGGTGGACTAGTATTAAAAAGAAGTTACGAATTGCAGATAAAACgaa GAAAAAATCCGTCATTTAAAATTCAACGACCTTTCAAACGAAATACTGAGGAATACAGAAGGCTGCTAAGAG ATACCAACAACGATAAGGACGACGACGAGGAAGAGGATGAAGATCTAGATGAGGATATAGTCTTAGAAGAAGACACAACAGAAACTACACCTAGTACGACAGAATACTTGGAAAAAGAAGAGCTCGACGAAAAAGTTAGCAATGATTTAAAGGACAGGATCACATTGATACGGAAAAATAATAATTCCACTAAATCAGAGGGCACAAAATTTAAATGTGTATCAGAAAAATTTGTAAGTTGGTTATTGTTCATATTAGTATTtgcatttttatag